From a single Nicotiana tabacum cultivar K326 chromosome 8, ASM71507v2, whole genome shotgun sequence genomic region:
- the LOC107824202 gene encoding ras-related protein RABB1c, translating into MSYAYLFKYIIIGDTGVGKSCLLLQFTDKRFQPVHDLTIGVEFGARMITIDNKPIKLQIWDTAGQESFRSITRSYYRGAAGALLVYDITRRETFNHLASWLEDARQHANANMTIMLIGNKCDLAHRRAVSTEEGEQFAKENGLIFMEASAKTAQNVEEAFIRTASTIYKKIQDGVFDVSNESYGIKVGYGGIPGPSGGRDGTASQGGGCCS; encoded by the exons ATGTCGTACGCCTatcttttcaagtatatcatcatCGGCGATACCG GAGTCGGAAAATCATGTCTTCTGTTGCAGTTTACGGACAAACGGTTTCAACCGGTCCATGACTTGACCATTGGGGTTGAATTTGGGGCTAGGATGATCACAATAGACAACAAACCAATAAAACTACAGATATGGGACACG GCTGGCCAAGAATCATTCAGATCTATCACTAGATCATACTACAGAGGTGCTGCTGGGGCACTGCTTGTTTACGATATTACAAG GAGGGAAACGTTCAATCACCTTGCTAGTTGGCTGGAAGACGCAAGGCAGCACGCAAATGCAAACATGACTATAATGCTGATAGGAAACAAGTGTGATCTGGCTCACAGAAGGGCTGTAAGCACAGAAGAAGGTGAGCAGTTCGCAAAGGAAAATGGCTTGATATTTATGGAGGCCTCTGCCAAAACTGCCCAGAATGTTGAAGAG GCATTTATCAGAACAGCCTCAACTATCTATAAGAAAATACAGGATGGAGTGTttgatgtatcaaatgag TCATACGGAATAAAAGTTGGGTACGGAGGCATTCCTGGGCCATCAGGCGGAAGAGATGGAACTGCTTCTCAAGGAGGAGGTTGTTGCAGCTAA
- the LOC107824203 gene encoding subtilisin-like protease SBT5.3, protein MKITICLLSCFLALLFTPTFAIKKSYVVYMGAHSHGKDASSIDFDRVTDSHHEFLGSHLGSIEKAKDAIFYSYTRHINGFAAMLEDEEAAALSKHPGVVSVFLNKGKELHTTRSWNFLGLEHDGIIHESSLWKRAKFGEDIIIGNIDSGVWPESESFSDEGTGPIPSRWKGTCQHGTDASFRCNRKLIGARYFINGFAAAAGALINSSFYTPRDTLGHGSHTLSTAGGNFVEGANIFGYGNGTAKGGSPRARVAAYKACWPPIIPSDSCTDADVLAAFDMAIHDGVDVLSVSMGGLPVPYVNDSIAIGSFHAVKHGIVVVTSGGNSGAYPGTIANTAPWLITVGASTIDRVFASYVILGNNKRYRGVSLATEAVPHGKSFPIITGASAKLASLLTYRCFCSNFCLGGTLDPKKTKGAILVCHRGGSPGFDKCTQATLVGAVGIVILNSAFFGNEMYAEPYICPATLISYSDALEVLAYLNSTRKPTAYITRPTTELGTKPAPIVAAFSSIGPNRVTPEILKPDIIAPGVSIIAAYTGVQPPTQMGFDDRRVKFNTMTGTSMSCPHVAGVVGLLKALHPTWSAAAIKSAIMTSARTRDNTFKPMTNSTNLKVTPFAYGAGNIWPNRAMDPGLVYDLTIDDYMSFLCAQGYNETQINIFSQGYFKCPEPISFINLNLPSITVPKLNGSVVVTRTLKNVGSPGTYKARIRSPAGISVVIEPNTLEFNKIGEEKSFKLTLKVRGNKAPKDYVFGQLIWSDGKHNVRSPIVVKAS, encoded by the exons atgaaaataacgATATGTCTTCTTTCATGTTTTTTGGCTCTATTGTTTACACCCACATTTGCCATAAAAAAG TCATACGTGGTGTACATGGGTGCACATTCACATGGAAAAGACGCATCATCCATTGATTTTGATAGAGTTACTGATTCCCATCATGAGTTTCTTGGATCACACTTAGGAAG TATTGAGAAGGCCAAGGATGCAATTTTTTACTCTTATACTAGACACATCAATGGCTTTGCTGCTATGCTTGAGGATGAAGAAGCTGCAGCATTATCCA AGCATCCGGGGGTAGTATCAGTATTCTTGAACAAGGGTAAGGAACTACACACAACCAGATCATGGAACTTCTTGGGGTTGGAACATGACGGAATAATCCATGAAAGCTCTTTATGGAAAAGGGCTAAATTTGGAGAAGACATCATTATTGGCAACATTGATTCTG GAGTTTGGCCTGAATCAGAAAGCTTTAGTGATGAAGGAACGGGACCAATTCCCTCAAGGTGGAAAGGAACTTGCCAACATGGTACAGATGCCAGTTTTAGATGCAATAG GAAGTTGATTGGAGCAAGATATTTCATCAACGGATTCGCTGCTGCAGCAGGAGCTCTCATCAACTCCAGCTTCTACACACCACGAGACACTTTAGGGCATGGATCGCACACATTGTCCACAGCCGGTGGTAATTTTGTGGAGGGAGCTAATATTTTTGGGTATGGCAATGGCACAGCGAAGGGTGGATCACCACGAGCACGAGTAGCAGCTTACAAGGCTTGTTGGCCTCCTATTATTCCAAGCGACTCGTGCACTGATGCAGATGTCTTGGCCGCCTTTGATATGGCAATTCATGATGGTGTTGATGTGCTTTCAGTATCAATGGGAGGACTACCTGTACCATATGTCAATGACAGTATTGCTATCGGTTCGTTTCATGCTGTTAAGCATGGCATTGTTGTGGTAACCTCGGGTGGTAATTCTGGTGCTTATCCTGGTACAATAGCCAACACTGCACCTTGGCTCATCACTGTCGGGGCAAGCACCATTGATCGCGTGTTTGCCAGCTATGTCATCCTGGGAAACAATAAGCGCTACAGA GGAGTAAGCCTTGCAACTGAAGCAGTGCCCCACGGCAAGTCCTTCCCAATTATTACCGGCGCATCTGCTAAACTTGCCAGCT TGCTAACATATAGGTGCTTCTGCAGTAATTTTTGCCTAGGTGGGACTTTGGACCCTAAGAAGACCAAGGGGGCTATTTTGGTTTGCCATAGAGGGGGTAGTCCAGGGTTTGATAAGTGCACGCAAGCGACTTTAGTAGGCGCAGTTGGTATCGTTATACTCAACAGTGCATTCTTTGGAAACGAAATGTATGCTGAACCTTATATCTGCCCTGCAACGCTTATCAGTTACTCTGATGCACTTGAAGTCTTGGCTTATCTTAATTCAACAAG GAAACCTACGGCTTACATTACTCGGCCAACAACTGAATTGGGAACAAAGCCTGCTCCAATTGTGGCTGCATTTTCATCAATTGGGCCCAACAGGGTTACACCAGAGATACTTAAg CCTGATATCATTGCCCCAGGAGTGAGCATAATAGCTGCTTATACTGGAGTACAACCGCCTACACAAATGGGTTTTGATGATCGCCGGGTTAAATTTAACACAATGACAGGCACTTCAATGTCATGTCCTCATGTTGCTGGTGTCGTTGGCCTTTTGAAAGCGCTCCATCCAACTTGGAGTGCTGCAGCCATCAAATCTGCCATTATGACCTCCG CAAGAACGCGAGATAATACTTTCAAGCCAATGACTAATTCAACTAACCTTAAGGTAACACCATTTGCATATGGAGCGGGAAACATATGGCCAAACCGCGCCATGGACCCTGGCTTGGTTTATGACTTGACGATCGATGATTATATGAGCTTTCTCTGTGCCCAAGGCTACAATGAAACTCAAATCAATATCTTCTCACAAGGGTACTTCAAATGTCCCGAGCCAATTAGTTTCATCAATTTGAACTTACCCTCAATCACAGTGCCCAAGCTCAATGGCTCAGTCGTTGTGACTAGAACTTTGAAGAATGTAGGATCACCGGGCACTTACAAAGCTCGTATTCGCTCCCCAGCTGGAATTTCTGTTGTTATTGAACCAAACACTTTGGAATTCAACAAGATTGGAGAGGAGAAATCTTTCAAGCTAACTCTGAAAGTTAGAGGAAATAAAGCTCCAAAAGATTATGTGTTTGGGCAGTTAATATGGTCTGATGGCAAGCACAATGTTAGAAGTCCCATTGTAGTGAAAGCTAGTTAA